In Salarias fasciatus chromosome 9, fSalaFa1.1, whole genome shotgun sequence, the genomic stretch CAGTAGTAAACTCGGGTAGTGTCGTGTGTTGTGCATTTATGTAGGTCATTGaattatttttacatgtttatacCGCTCGATTTTTCACAGTTCCGATACTGAGTTTTTGACGGCTTCAGTCATGGCTTACACGCAGCTTTTGAGAGTCCTGCACCGAAAACTGCACACAGCCTCACTCCTCTCCGTGCACACTTGTAAACTCACGCAGAGCCCGAACAGGGCGGTGACAACACGGCTGGTCTTCAGGGAGACTCTTCCTTCACCTGCTCTGAGGCTGCGGGGCTTTTCTCTGGACTGCACAGCCAGAAATCAGAAGATCAGCCCCGAAGAGGGAGACAAGTCCGTGTCCAGGTATCAGGCTGGGACCCCCAAGCTTTCAACGGCGCAAAAAGGTGAGCAAAACAAACACCTCCGTACGTGATGACCTCATTGGCAAAAATGAGTTGAAATAGAAATCTAATAAAAATGGCTCTAGATGtccatctatctgtctatctgcgtatctctatgaaaaaaaaataaaacaatgagcACAAGTATGTGTGCTGTTCAAGTAATGGATCTTTGCAAGGCTTAGAGGAGATTGCACAACTTCATGCCAATTTGTACTGGTAAAATGAGTGTGATTAACAGATCTTTGTGCAAATGGCGGATCCATTATTTGCCCATCAGATGTCGCAAATCGCCCAAAAGCCTATCATTAATAAATGCATAATAGTAAAGGATTAATTAATAAGGATTAAGGATTAATAAAAGTAACATAAGAGAGAAGGAGGCTACTGTGCACATGCATCCATAAGCATGTATCCTCGACCTGAATGTTTGAAACATCCGCTTCAAACATTCCTTAATCACTTCCACAAATAATTAATAAGCCATGAAATGCCAGAAGAGGAGCAATTTAAGACTTGAactgtctcaaaaaaaaaaaaacaaaacaaaaaaaatcattcccctccaaaactgtatttttattttgttgtcagGCTTGACTGTAACAGTTGACAGATTGTCCAATAACAGCCATCTCTGTCTTGCAGTGAAGGAAGCTGGCAGAGACTTCACCTATTTAATCGTTGTGCTGGTTGGGTTTGGAGTGACAGGTGAGCCCAGCTGGAAGATTTCAAGAAATGAGCTGCCATAACTATCATGCCAATTTATCATTTCCTCAAGTCCAGTTGTAAATATGAACACATATGCTGTGTTTCTTAGGGGCGCTTCTATACGTGGTGTTCCAGGAGCTGTTTTCTTCCACAAGTCCAAATAAAGTCTATGGGAAAGCATTTGATAAAGTCAAGTCACATCCGGAGGTGAGAATTAcatgaaatgtttctttcttGGACCTGCTACATGTTGTGTAATGAATTGTATCTGCCTGCAGTATTGAGTAGTTTTtcgttttgtttgatttgaaatgCAGGTGATTGGTGCATTTGGAGAGCCACTGAAGTGTTATGGCGAGACGACACGTCGAGGACGGAGGCAGCAAGTCAGGTCAGCTCTTTGCAGAGATCACCAGGCAATACCAGGATTCCGAGGCTTGTATCGGTTCCTTCAGATCATCTTCTTTGACTCAATGTGTGATTCCTTGGTACAAATTACAAATACAATAGACAGTAAGTGGACCTCCAGTTTGGGTCAGTTTACACTCACATTGGCATTTTCTCCAACAAGCCAAAAGATGTTAACAAAACAGATGCCTGACTATTATTGTGACTTATATCATATAATGTTCATAATAATGCTGTGTACTGAACTCAGTCAACTCATTTAAATGTATAAACAAGTCAAAACAAAGGTAGAAATGTGCACATCGATTCCATTCTGCTACCAGGGCCTTCTGTATATATTTTATGCTTGGAAACATTCAGAGAATGGATCACTATTCTTATTGAAACTAGGGGCCACTGCAATGGCAATGACCAAAAACtgaataattattttaaaatcatgTTGTTTCTCCTGACTATTATTCATTAATctcatttgtgtatttattccTCAGTCATTTGGAATACCTGAAGGATGGACTGAAGCACATGAGACTTAAGTTTTACATCGAAGGCTCTGAACCAGGCCTCAAAGGAATTGTGCATTCAGAGTCAAAGGAGGTGAGTATGTGTCCCAttcaaaatatacatttttcaataagttaacatttaaaaattaatttgaaacaGCTTTGTCCATGTAAAAGTGTTCTAGTGTTGATAAGAGTCTGGAGTGTTTCTGAAATCTGTCTGCAATTTAATTTGCCACAGATATTACACAATAGATATTTTATTGTCTGCTAAATTGAGATGACAGCTAATCATTCATGGTTTGATTTTACAGAACCCTGAAACTGGCAAATATGAATTTCGTTACATAGTTGTGGAGATGGACACCTATCCTCGACGGACCATTGTTGTGGAAGACAACCGATCAAAAATATCGACAGACATTTCTGTCCTGTGACTCCTCTTTATGGAAATTTCATTTGTTGTGTTGAACAAAACAGGAATATGTCATTTCTCTCCCAGTTTATTGTAAAAACAGTCATTGCTGAACATCAACTGTTATGGCTGAGATTTTATTAGAATAAgaaactgggggggggggggttctttattttcttctttttctgtagCTGATtgcttgttctgttttgttgaaTGAATTGGCAAcatttttttggatttcaaaacTATTTTCACACATAAGTCTATTTCGACTCTTGAATCAATGTCTTGCACTATGTTGCAAAGTCCACTAGATGGAAGCAGGTCACTGCGAGAGGGATAATAtgttatgcattttattctgggtTTGCATGAATGTAAGTCTCGCTTCTATGGGAAACCGTTTTCagtgtgttattttattttattttttttaatagaatatGATTGATGTCTATAACTAAGAGGCCAGATTTGAAGCAATTCACAAcattaaactgaaatatttgggatgaatattttcttaaaatatcAGTTTCCCTGTGTAGTCCTTCATGTGTACATTTTTGAAATAGTATGTTATAATTATCGTGTGTTTGCTTCATGTCCCCCTCGGACATTGTAATTTGAATAAATAAGCCCGAAAAAcgaacttattttattttattgtattggTTGGCGTTGCGAGAGATCGCAGGAgtgaagttatttttttattattattattttaaaaatagatttcAGCTTTGACATGCCACGGATCTAGTTTTGAATCAAGAGAATCCGTGTGAGACAGCAAACATGATCCACCAAGTTTCACCTGGTGTACCATTTTTACGAGTttccctgaaagcagcacagCCGAACACCGCCCACTGTGCATGCATTCAACAGAGATGAGCTAGCTCAGTTAGCCAAAACTCTCCAGGGCTACTTTACTTATTTCCTCAACGTATAATCTGAGAGTAGCCTGTTCAGTGACTGTTTTGATCTTATATGCGATACCAATAAGGTATGTTGGTAAAGCTTACCCGCTATCGCCGTTGTTTGGGTGGGGGCGTGGGTAAATAGTTCTTGTTGTGGCCTTCTCCACGTTAGCTTAGCTGAGCTAGCCTCAGCAGACACCTGGAGCctaaaaacagcagagaaatgGATCACCTGGACAGTTaatccagaagaagaagcagctttaGTGTCTTTGTATAAGAATACACCGAGATTTAAGACACATCGGTCGCTGTTGAGTAAGTTCacatttttgttctttgtttgtgtgaagtTAGTGGCTAATTTAACGAAGGGCAGTCGTGCTTTACTCACCATCTGTTTTAAGTTAGAGAACGTGTCTTCACCAGCTCTGATGTTCATAAGTTCTGAGCTTTTGCGACTCTGTCTGATTAGATTATTAGTTTGCCCAGTGCAAAACTATTATACACATGTTTCCTGTACTGTATTCATTTTTGATCTGCCtccatttttattctgtttttcatatttctggGTCTGTCTACTAAAAAAGTGTCGTAAAAATAGTAGGTCGATCGAGGATAGGATAAGGCGTTGTATTACCAATTTGTGTCATGTTTTATTACAAtcctttggggaaaaaaagtactTGAAAAACCTTCATACGTGAAGATGAAGCCCTTTTCCAATGTGACATACCCAGCCTTTTGTGGAGCCTGCATCTCAGGTTTACATCAAATTGAAAGGGGCACTATATTTcattggtattttttttaatctatgtaTTGATTCGGATTGACGCAGTATTCACCTCTGAACGGAAACAAAGCTGTAAATGACACTAAATACGTGAGAGATTACAGTGTGTGGGAGTTTTACAATGTGTGACAGTTATAAAATGTGAGAGCGCCTCAGATTGTTTGATAGTTTTAGGAAGTGACAGTTATAAAATGGCACTTTCATTAAAAGTGTGGTAGTTTTAAAGTATTAGTTTTCGAATATGTGAgtgtttcaaaatgtttgaGACATTTTTCTGTCCTTAAAAACAGAAGCAAGTTCCCATTAAGGACATATTTTTAAGTGAAGTTGTGTTTTTGGCCAGGAATCAAGAAGTTCTTCCTCAGCTATGAGACTCTCTTCTCACTGACTGACATCTGAGAAATGGAGCTGTACTGGTACATGTGAGTATAACTGAAGTTTCAAAATTACGCTGTCTTTCTCGATGAGTTGTTTAATCTGCTCATTTCACCTCCTAATGTCCGTTGTCCTTTTTTTTACAGAGTTGtgatcatcttcatcatcataaAGATATTCTTCTATGTGTGCTGGTACCGGTCAAGACAGAGGCAGCTGGCAGCATACCTGAGCAACCCACGCAATGCCCAGATAGTGATTGTGGGAGGAAGGGCCTATCTTCATCAgatgtgtgagagacagagtgtAAGTGCTGATCCCTGCATGGGCCAAAAACACTTAAGTGTCTTACATCTGAAATGCATAATGCGGCTGTCAGCTGCCGAAGTGGTTTTGTCCCTCCAGGGTAtctctttattattattgcgCCTGAGTGTACACAGATTCAAGGGCTTTTGTTATTAAGAAGGTCTCTTTATGTTAGCTGAGAGACTTGTGGATGTTACACTGAGTGAAAAGAGAGACGGTTGAGTCAGGTCATGGCTGTGcggcagttttttttctttttttgctatGGAGTTTTTACTTGTGGTTTTGAGTCCTTCACATTTATTCCAGTAAGCTACGTTTCACTTTTACTGATATAGCGAATACAGCCAAGTGTGTGTCTCCGTTGTCTTGAGTTTGTTTGACCTCGTCTACACAGGTCGGGCGTCGCAGGTCACACTCAGGCAGATCTGTAAGTGCaccgttattttttttttcccccttgttaAATTCCATCCATGCATGCGAGTACTTTGCTGTGCAAATATCGCAAGTAAGAACCAGATACGAGGCATGAATGTCTGGGTTTTGCCCACATCAGTGTGTCCCTTTTCAGTGGTGTCTTTAATTTTAGAGCTCTGAAATAGCCTTGTGTTTTCTGGAGAAGTGTCACAATCAACTTGATGACCTCGTCTCAAGCAAGTCATAAGATATGTAGAAGAGCACCGCGGCCTCCTCTGAAGCTTAATTTGCATGAGATTGCGATAAATTTCTGTGGTTTGTTTGGGTTCGGGGTGCACTTCGTACTTATCTATTTTTTGTTCGGCTTGCAGGCTCTTAACACGAGCATTTCATACTCATTTTGGAATTGGCAATAAAATGCAACGCTTGTTTTACATCTCCCTTCAAATGCACTTACGAGTGTCATTTtgtaattgttttcaattatatACCCAGAGTAGTGATGCTCCCTCTCATCATTagtttttccagttttgtgGGTTAAGATAGACACATTCAGACATCATATTTGTGCTTCCCTCCGGGTCTTTAAACTTTACTGCCTCTAAAACACCTGGAAGCAATCTCCCCGATTCCAAACCTTCCCAAAATATTTAGTGAATTATATAAGATGGGTTTCTTTCCAGCCCATTTCATCTACTCCTTCATAGTTCTTTCAAAAAGTGTTGCATTAAAGTCAGAGGTAGAAAGCCGTTTTCTCAGAGGACTGTGTGAAATAGAAGTCCCATTTAAACTTTCCCTCTGCCAACTTTCAGCGTTTCTCTTTTCGCTGTGGCGGCGACGTGTAAGAGGCACAGGCGGTGATATTTTTAGTGATGTTTAGAATATGCGTGCAACAGGAAATGCCCCATTTTTAAGAAACAATATTAATCAGTGATGCAGTTGAAAAGGTCTTGGATTTCCCCAGACCACTTGTGACTTCCTGTATGCTTTTTAAGCTGTTTATCTGATTTGAGCGACGATCCAGTCAAGCTTAAGGTCACCTTCTGTGTAACTTTAAAAGTTACATTTGTAATAAATTGACCTCCAATcccaattcttttttttttttttcccttcgaAACGGTTTCGTTGTTTCACAACTGCTGTGCCCATTTCTCTTCACCGCCCctccatttttcttctcttttgtttcttCCTCTCCCCTTTGCCCCCTGTGCCATCTTGAGTGTATAATGTTCCCTGTTTAGATTTTAATGGAATGTGCAGCATGTAGGCTGCCTGGTCATCCATAACCTCGTACCCTGAACGCTTTCTGGTGAACTGCCAAGACAATGTGGCTCCTGGGCTTAAATGATGGAGTATCGCTCGCTTGTGCTCTGACTTATTCACAGCTAACAGTAAAACCacgagagaaaaaaacttttgataGAGTGTCGTGAAGAGAAATGAATATAGTTAATGATTTATAGATTACAGGGCATTGTTTTAATTGGTTTAGGTTCAGTTActgttctggctttttttttttttttgaactggaCAGTTCAGTGATGTTAGAATGCAAAGTGTGCTAGATTGAAGGATACTGTTTGATTTTGCTAAAACATGTCACAGTTACGTATCTTTGCAATCTATTAAGGAGATCGGTGCAGTAATTACCTTGAATTTGTCATGCTCTGTCTGCGCCGCCTCATTTCCTACAGCAGCCACAACAACGGGATGGCAAATTACAGTTTATTAAGACACAAGGTCATGAGTCTTTTTTTACTGATCCCCTTCATCTGTACAGACCTTCTTTATGCCACAAAGCTAATTTagtgtatatttaaaaaaaaaaaaaaaatcatgtttaaCGCAAGTCATTGACCCAATGTCGACACCAATCTGAGCGAGTTTAAGAAGGTACAACACAGGAGGCATTGAACACATCAGTTGAACACAGCTGCACTTTAATTCCTCACAGGTGTGTCTACAAGGTAACAAACTCATAAACCAAGCAGTGCGTTAACGAGAGGAAAGGTGAATCAGCAACGAGTGGAGGTAGTGAAGCGTTAGTTCAAGCACTCGAGAGGTGAAGGAGGGAGGGCGGGCGGGCTGGAGTGGATGGAGACGAGTGTTGAGGCTGACCTGACAGAAGGATGAGCGCGAACAGGCAGTAGCGAGATCGGCGATGATAGCAACAATGGCCTGTCTCAGGTTTCTGAGACTTTCCTGGGTATTGAGAAGGACTGGCTGACTTAAAAAtgaagagatagagagaaagCAGGTTGAGATATTTTGCACATGTGCCGAGGAGAAGTACTCGACATATTGGAAATAGAGCTGCGGGGCATTGAGGAAACCGAAAAGCCTCAGAAGACTTATAGTGGAGGTGGACATGGGGAAGATGACGTGAGAAAGTAATAGCTCAAagatgttgaaaaaagttgcGTCCGgttcacagctgcagttcatTTTCCAGCTGAACATTCATGATATGAAGGTTTGCGCCCAAAGTTGACTTGTTGAATTGATGCTCAGCGATCATGGAGGCTTGTTCAGTCCCGCAAACCTGTTGTCGTCACATTTCAAGAAACCACGCTGGGATGATCGGAGCTTTGTAATGCGGTGCTGGAAGCAGCAATCGCAAACTCGTTACAGTGTGGTCATTAAAGGATTGACACGgtcacagcaacaacacaaaagcTCCATGGTGTGCCAAGAAAACATCTCCCACAACACTGCACCGTCCCCAGCTGTGTGAACCCTTtgatacagtttttttttttttttttccacattttgaagAATTTCCAGTGTAGCAGCAGAAACTGAGATTCCAGAAAATGATTCTTGAAATGTCATGGTTTTAAAATGAAGCAGCTTTACCAGGGAAgcctgtgggtgtgtgtgtattctccTGTTGGGCCGCCGATAGATGAAGAGTTTGTGAAATACTCAAACTGGGTCATCCGTCATCAAAACTACATGGTGTTCAAAGTCCCCGAAATCACCTTTATTCTGCATTTTGATGCTCACATTTAACTTCAAGCAGGTCGTCGTTGTCATGTGTAAATGCCTTAATCAATTAGGTTGCTCACGAGTGTGTTTTACATTACTTGTGTGTAGCAGGTAAAATGTACAGTCATACATTTGTGTggacataaaaataaatgtttcgaATCACAGTAACAGACCTTGATGCAGATTTGAGCGCAGGATTTTATCAGTCAGCCTCCTTCCTGTGCTTCGACACAGAAATGTGTCCTTTACACATCCGTCAACACTTCACTTCAAGACCGGCGCATTCATGAGCTTtctattgaaaaacaaacacaatgctGTGCCGAACACGTCAGCGACAACTGTCTGTGCACAAAACTGGAAGAGACACTCACGCAGTACTTGGCACCACTCGGAGCTGATTGTTCATTAAAGCACTGAGAGTTTCCCAGAGccggagatgaaaaaaaaaaaaaaaaatccagatggTTCATGTCTTCATCTAGTTTATCTCCCACGATCTGTCTGTTGACAAAACTCAGTCTGATTTGTCAGAGCGCCCATGTCCGCTTGTCATCGTGTGGGCTGCATTATTCATCAACCTGCTTATTAATACTGAAGCCAAACTCATGTTGTTTTGTCTTCCTTTTTTTAGGGTCACGTTTTTGATTATATCATTTTCAAAGTTGCACCCATTAAGTTATTCAAGGTGTGCACATGGAAAATGTGACAATATTTTGTGAATTCATTCCAATGGTTTGCAAACCATTGGATTGAATTTACAAAATATTGTCGCTGATTATTTGGTGTGACGTTATTCCAGGTTCTTCTGCGACTTTATTATTACCATGAATTAGTATATAGAACGTGTCGATGGCTGATCAGGGTTCGGGgtttatctgtgtgtttggaAACTCACAAAAATGGGTTTGAGAGTTTGTCTCATCCCTCTTTGCTTTTCGTttgctctgtgttttctttactcTTCTGTTTGCCATTATTGGTCTGAAGCAAATGGCTGAAATGAAGTTTCTTTAAATGATAAATCCATTgtcatgtgcatgtgtgtacagTAAAACCAGCCAAGTCAGTATTTTAATGTTTGCAGTGTTTACTTGGTCAATTTGTCCCGTGTttgcacatctgtgtgtgttcacttgtttttgtgcttgtgccttgttttttttttcggatgTGTGTATCTTTTGACTCACGGCACTTTCTCCTTTGCTCGCAGCAAACCTCCGTGTGGCCCAGTTGGTACGGCGTCCAGGACGACCTGTCCATAGAGGAGCCCTCCGCGGCCCTGCCGCCGGCCGCTTCCTTCTCCCACCTGGACATGCCGCCCCCATACGAGGCCGTCTCTGGAGGTACCGCCGACACGCTTCTGCTTCTCCATTCGCCGAGCCGATCGCAATCTGAACCAGGAAGTCGGCTTCCCCCTCTAAATTTCCTCTCTTTTACTTCTTCATTCATAACTTCCTTAAAGTTTAGTAGACGCAAGTTATTCTTACATCCTTCTTCTATTCTTACAAACGCAACCTGTCTGGCTTATGAATACATTTGCATAGCTTCGGTTGTTGTTTACATGGGTTTGTTGtgaggtgcattgtgggtcagCGTGTGGAGACGCTCGGCGGGGACATTGCTCTTGCTGCTTATACGTAACTGAAAAGGGGAAGGTAATTAACTGCCTCTTTCTCTTCCGCCGAACAGTGTCGACCGGTGTGAGAAATGTTCAGGAGACAGAGAGTAACGTTGACCTATTGCGCCGCGTTTCTGTATCTGCTCTGCGTAGGCGCACGTCGTAGGAGGCGAACGCCAACTCCGGTCACAGCATCACAACGGAAGCAGAAGGAAGAGCGGAGTTTTATTTAGCCTCATGTTTCTTTCtccgttttatttttaatagcaTTGACATGCATGCTTGTGTGAACACAAGCCACTTTGTTTCCTTTAAGAAGTCGGAGTACTTGATACCAGTACATACTAAAAATGAAACCATACACCTCCAGGGCTCGTTGGTACGCCGCAGTCCTGTATCGACTGCTCATGTGATGCTTTAGAGTTAACGCATATCCACTTGAAGCTGTCTCAGCCACGGCAAAACTAGTGAGATAAAATCACACATATCATCCATCTATTTTCTGACGCGTTTGGTCTTTTCCACTTGTTGAATTCCccttatttcatattttcacttttcttacTC encodes the following:
- the timm21 gene encoding mitochondrial import inner membrane translocase subunit Tim21; amino-acid sequence: MAYTQLLRVLHRKLHTASLLSVHTCKLTQSPNRAVTTRLVFRETLPSPALRLRGFSLDCTARNQKISPEEGDKSVSRYQAGTPKLSTAQKVKEAGRDFTYLIVVLVGFGVTGALLYVVFQELFSSTSPNKVYGKAFDKVKSHPEVIGAFGEPLKCYGETTRRGRRQQVSHLEYLKDGLKHMRLKFYIEGSEPGLKGIVHSESKENPETGKYEFRYIVVEMDTYPRRTIVVEDNRSKISTDISVL